The following DNA comes from Mesorhizobium sp. B2-1-8.
GTGATGATCGATCTCATCAAGGGCAACAAGGTCGCGGATCCGGTGTTCACCGGTCTCGACGAATGCACCAAGGACACGGTCGACACCTGCATCCAGAAGTAGGCCGCGATTTCGGGGCGCTCGCCAACGAGCGCCCCGTTTCCTCCAATTCTTCAACAGGACGCCTTGGTTGGGGCAACGGGCTCCGGCTTTGACGCGTCCGTGGTTTGGATTTTCGGCAACGGATCGGTGCGCCGCGCGGGTTTAGATCAATGCGGGTGACGGGCGGCCGACCTATTGGAACGTGGATGCCGGACGAGAAGGCAAAAAGAAAAGCCGGCCGGGCCAAGGCGCAAGCCGGTCGCGACCCAGCAGCCGTGCGTAGGGCGGAAGCGGCGCACTTTGCCGGTTCCAGCGTCCATGCCTCGCTCGCCAGCGAGATTGGCCTCAGGATCGTGCGCGGCGACTATCCGCCTGGCAGCATCCTGCCCAACGAAGCCAAATGGGCCGAAACCTTCAATGTCAGCCGTTCGGCGGTGCGCGAGGCAATCAAGATGCTGATGGCCAAGAGCCTTTTGGCGTCGCGTCCCAAGATCGGCAGCTGGGTCGAGCCCAAGGAGCGCTGGAACCTGCTCGACCGCGACGTGCTGGCTTGGTACGCGACCGCTCCGGATCGCGAGGCGTTTCTGCGCACGGTTCAGGAGTTCCGCCACATCATCGAACCGGAGGCATCCGCCTTCGCCGCCATGCGGCGCAGCGACGAGCAGATGGCCGAGATCAGCCTGGCTTGCCGCGAGATGGGCGAGGCGGCCAACCTGCCCGAGCGCATCCGTGCCGACACGCGCTTTCACCTGGCCATCCTGCGGGCCTCGGGCAACGACCTTCTGGTGCCGCTCGGCGTGCTGATCGAATCGGCGCTCGACCATCTCTTCGTCTTCACCACGCGCCAGGTCGGCGATCAGCGGCGGGCACAGAAACTGCACGAGGCGATCGAAAAGAGCATCCGCCTGCAGCGGCCAGCCGCGGCGCGTAGCGCCGTGCACAAGCTGCTCGCCGACACCGATGAGGGGATCGGAAGGGGCCGGCGGTAAGGGCCCGCCGGCGGTTCGGGTCTCAGATCGTCTGCTTCTTGCCATCCTTCATCGGCATCAGATCGACACCATTCACTTTGGCGATGTGCGTGGCCAGCATCGGCACGAACTGCTCGGCCGGACCGGTTGCGTGGGCGCCGGCGAAGGAGTTCTTGGTGGCGTTGCCGAGCGGGTTGGCGATGCCGGCCGCACCCGCCATCGATTCCAGATAGGTCAGGTCCTTGAAGGCGTTGGCGATGGTGAATTTGTGGGCGTCGCGATCACCTTCCAGCGTCCAGCGCATGAAGGTCTGGTAGAAGCCGCAATCCATGCGGCCATTGCGGATGACGCTGTCGAAGCGCGGCGGCGAGATGCCGACCTTCTCCGCCAGTGCCAATGCCTCGGAATAGATCGCGGCATAACCCAGCGAGATGAAATTGTTGAGCAGCTTCATGCGGTGGCCATCGCCGGTGTCGCCGATATGGACGATGCGGCCGGCCCAGGTGTCGATCACCGGCTTGACCCTGGCGAAGACGGCGTCGGGCGCGCCGACCATGGCGTCGAGCGTGCCTTCCCAGGCTTCCTTCGGGGTGCGGCTGAGCGGCGCGTCGACATAATCGATGCCAAGCGCGTTGAGTTCTGCCGCGAGCGACACCGTCGAGACCGGATCGGAGGTCGAGCAGTCGACGACGACCGAACCGTTCTTCAAACCCTCCTTGAGCCCGCCGGTGCCGCGAATGATGGCCTCGACCTCGCGCGAGCCGGTGACGCAAATGAAGATGATATCGGATGCCGCCGCCACGTCGCGGGAGGTCGACGCCTCATGAGCGCCCCGGCCGAGAAGATCCTCCGCCGGTTTGCGGTTCTTGCGGCCGAGAAATGTCAGGGAATACCCCTTGTCGACGATGTTCTTGGCGATGCCGTGACCCATCAGGCCAAGGCCGACAAAGCCGATCTTCTCGCTGCTGGCGGTCGTGTTCATGCTGTCTGTCCTGTCTGTGATTATCGATAATGTCGCCGCCGTTTTAGCCATATACGGTTGCAGAAAGCAATATTGTCTGACAATACACGTCAATCCTAGGACTTTCGTGGAGACCAGAATGACGAAGCGGATCATGTTCACCGGCGGCAGCGGCAAGGCTGGGCGCCACGTCGTGCAATATCTGGTGGAGCAGGGTTGCCAGGTGCTCAACATCGACACCAGGCCGCTCGACAATCCTAAGGTGCGCACGCTGATCACCGACATCACCGACAGCGGCCAGGTGTTCAACGCGCTGTCGAGCTATATGGGGCTGCACGAATTCGATCCGTCGCTGCGGCCGCAGCAGGTCGACGCCGTGGTGCATTTCGCCGCCATTCCACGCATCATGATCACGCCCGACAACGAGGTGTTCCGCATCAATGCGATGGGCACCTACAATGTCATCGAGGCCGCGGTGAAGCTCGGCATCCGCAAGGTGATCATCGCTTCCAGCGAGACGACCTACGGCCTGGTGTTCGCCAACGAGCCGCGCGACCCCACGCATTTCCCGCTCGACGAGGAGTATGACGTCGATCCGATGGACAGCTATGCGCTGTCCAAGATCGTCAACGAGAAGACGGCGCGCGCTTTCGCGCAGCGTAATGGCACGGACATCTATGCCTTGCGCATCGGCAATGTCATCGAGCCGCACGAGTATTCGCTGTTTCCGAAATGGTTCGCCGATCCGGGCTTTCGCAAACGGATCGCCTGGAGCTACATCGACGCGCGCGACCTTGGCCAGATCACGCAGCGCGCCATTGAGAAAGATGGGCTGGGCTACCAGGCGTTCAACGCCGCCAATGACGACACCTCGTCCGATCTGCCGACGGCCGAACTCCTGAAGCGGTTTTATCCCGGCGTGCCGGTCAAGGGCGAACTCGGCGAATACGAGACGCTGCTGTCGAACCGCAAGGCGCGCGACATGCTCGGCTTCCGGCCCGAGCATAGCTGGCGCAAATACGTCAAGACCGCCTGAGCGTGGTCGAATCGCGGCTGGGTTGTGCATAGAAGCCGGCTTTGCGGCCCAACGCCCGCACCGCGCTTGACAGCTTCCGTAAACCGGCCTTTCTGGAGCCCATGCGGGACGCGAGACCGAACAAGGAAAAATCGCCCAAAAAGGCTGTAGCTGTCGAGCGCCCGGTCGGTGTTCGCCGGCCCGACGCGGCGCGCATTCCCGGCTCCAGCGTGCATACGTCGCTGGCGAGCGAGATTGGTCTGCGGATCGTGCGCGGCGACTATCCGCCCGGCACCATCCTGCCCAATGAAGCCAAATGGTCGGAGACCTTCAGCGTCAGCCGGTCGGCGGTGCGCGAGGCGATCAAGATGCTGATGGCCAAGAGCCTGTTGGCATCGCGCCCCAAGATCGGCAGCTGGGTCGAACCGAAGGAACGTTGGAACCTGCTCGACCGCGATGTGCTTGCCTGGTACGCGACGTCGCCCGACCGCGAGGTGTTCCTGAGGACGGTGCAGGAATTTCGCCACATCATCGAGCCGGAAGCGACGGCCTTCGCCGCCATGCGCCGGACCGACGAGCAGATGGCCGAGATCAGCCAAGCCTGCCGCGAGATGGGCGAGGCGAAAAGTCTGCAGGAACGGACCCGCGCCGACACCCGCTTCCACCTCGCCATCCTGCGTGCCTCCGGCAACGACCTACTGGTCCCGCTCGGCGTGCTGATCGAATCCGCCTTCGATCATTTGTTCACCTACACGACCCGGGAACTCGACGATTTGCAGCTCGCCCAGAAGATGCATGAGGCAATCGAAAAGAATATCCGCCTGCAACGGCCCGATGCGGCGCGCAATGCCGTGCGCAAGCTGCTGGCCAATACCGACAACGTCATCCGTTCGCGGTAGGATTCACCGATAAGCCATTCGGCACGCGGGTGTTTCCGTCTTGCAGGCCGTCGAAGCAATTCAGGCCGGCACCGCCAAAAAATTCGAGAGCTAGTGTCGGATCGGCTGAGTGGCACCCGTCCTTGGGGTGTCGAACGGGAAACCAGCAAGGAGAATTTGACATGCCCAGCACCGTACGTCTGCACCGCGTTCTGACCACCAGCCCGGAGAAGGTCTACCGCGCGTTCCTCGAGGCCGATGCGCTTGCCAAATGGCTTCCGCCGAACGGCTTCACCTGCACGGTTCATCACTTCGAGGGCAAGGTCGGCGGCACGTTCAAAATGTCGTTCCGCAATTTTACCACCGGCGACAGCCACTCGTTCGGCGGTGAGTATGTCGAGCTCGTTGCGGGCGAACTCCTGCGCTACACCGACAGGTTCGACGATCCCAACCTGCCCGGCGAGATCAAGGTGACGGTGACGTTGAAGAAAGTGTCCGTGGGCACCGAAGTGAACATCACCCAGGCCGGCATCCCGGACGTCATTCCCGCGGAAGCCTGCTATCTCGGCTGGCAGGAATCGCTACGGAACCTGGCCAAGCTCGTCGAACCCGAGATCAACCAATAGGACGCCGACCGGCTGGACAACCGGCACGTTCCTCACCTCGTTTTGAAGGGCTGAAGAAACAGCTTGAGGAGCCATTGGCGGGCGAGGGTGGCTAATCCTCCTTTGGACGCCCGAATGCGGCGCGCAGTTCGTCCTTGGCGTCCTCGAGGATCTTCTTGCGCGCCGCGGGCAGGTTTTTTCCGGCCCTGTTGATGTAGAAATTCAGCATCGACATGGCGGACTGGAAGGGCTCGGCCTTGCGGCGGTGGCTGTGTTCGGCCGAACGCTTGAGCGAGGCGGCGATCTTCTTGGCGTCGTCGGATTCGAAGACGTGCTCCTCGAGATCCATCGCATCGCTGTGCTCGGTCACCTCGGCCGACCATTTCTGCTTGGTGGCGGTCATGGCTGGACTCCTTTGCGGTGTTGCTGATCGGAAACTCCAGATATCGGCGTCGGTTCCCGCATTCGTATCGGCCTGGAGTCACGGATTTGCCTGCTGTGGTGCTGCCGTGCGCCGAGATTGCGTCGATAATGGTCAAAACAGCAGCGGTTGAGACCGCCGACAGGAAACGCCTTTGACGCGAACCGACTTGAGCCGGCCCGGTCCCGGTATCGACAGTTCCTACGCCTGGATGCGCCTTGCAATCTCGATGCTGCTGGCGACGATCGGCGCGGTCGGCATGTGGGCCGTCGTCGTGGTGCTGCCGGCGGTGCAGGCCGAGTTCGGCGTCGACCGCGCCGCGGCATCCATGCCCTACACTGCGACCATGGTGGGCTTCGCCGCCGGCAATGTGCTGGTCGGCCGCGCCATCGACCGCATGGGCTATTGGATCCCGGCGCTGTTCTCCTCGATCGCGCTCTCCGCCGGTCTCGTGCTCGCCGCGCTGTCGACATCGATCCTGCAATTCACCCTTGCCCAGGGGGTGCTGATCGGTGTCGGCACATCGGTGATCTTCGGGCCGCTGATCGCCGATATCTCGCACTGGTTCAATCGCCGCCGCGGCGTCGCCGTCACGGCGGCGGCGGCCGGCAACTACCTTGCCGGAGCGATCTGGCCCACGATCATGCCGACGCTGATCAAGGCGGAAGGCTGGCGCTTCACCTATGCGGGCATCGGCGTCTTCTGCCTCGTCACCATGGTGCCGCTTGTGCTGTTGCTGCGTCGCGGCGCTCCGGAGGCAGCGGTGGCCGGCTCGCCCGGAAGCCGGACTGTGCAGCCGATTCCAATGTCGCCGGCGGCTATGCAGGTCCTACTGGTCGTCGCGGGACTGGGCTGCTGCGTGGCGATGTCGATGCCGCAAGTGCACATCGTCGCCTACTGCATGGATCTTGGCTACGGCATCGCGCATGGCGCCGACATGCTGTCCATCATGATGGCGGCAGGAGTCGTCAGCCGGCTTGCGTCCGGCTTTGTCGCCGACCGCATCGGCGGCGTCAAAACCTTGCTTATCGGCTCCGTGCTGCAATGCCTGTCGTTGCTGTTCTATATCCCGTTCGACGGGCTCGCCTCGCTCTATGTCGTGTCGCTGGTCTTCGGTCTGTCGCAGGGCGGTATCGTGCCTTGCTATGCGATCATCGTGCGCGAATATCTGCCCGCAAAGGAGGCCGGCCAGCGCATCGGCATCGTGATGATGGCGACGATTTTCGGCATGGCGATCGGCGGCTGGATGTCGGGCTGGATCTACGACCTGACCGGCTCCTACGCCGCCGCGTTCCTGAACGGCATCGCCTGGAATCTGTTGAACATACTGGCGATCGGGTTGTTCATGTGGAAGGCGAGGCACAGAGCTGTCGCGGCCGCCTAAGGCGAAGGTCTGGCACAGCCACTCGGTGGCTCGGCTTGACAACAGGCAGTCACTGCGCGACGCCAAGGCGGATGGGTGCGGCAACAGGCCGGTGAGATGGCGACAGCTGGAAAGATCGCATTGGGCGCGCGGTTCGATGGCCATGCGCATGGGCCAAGGCCTTGATCAAGCCGCGCTCGCGCCGGGGCGGTGGCCGCCCAACCCTATCGGATGTGGCACACAAGGCCGGCGTCGGCGCCATCACCGTTTCCCGCGCGCTGCGCGAGCCGGAACGCGTTTCCAAGGAGTTGCGCCGCCAGATCATGGCCGCCGTCGAAGAGCTTGGCTATGTGCCGGATCCCAACGCACGCGCATTGGCCTCGGCGCGCGCCGAGGTGTTCGGTGTGCTGGTGCCCTCGCTGACCAACAATGTCTTCGCGGAGGTGGTGCGCGGCATTTATGACAGCCTGTCGGACAGCCCGTTCCGCATCCAGCTCGGCAACACGCATTATTCCGGGCTGGAGGAGGAGCGTCTGCTGCAGCTGTTTGGCTCCCAGCGGCCGGCAGCGCTGATCGTCGCCGGCATCGACCAGACGCCCACCTCGCGAAAACTGTTGGAGAATGCCGGTTGCCCGGTGGTCCAGGTGATGGAGACCGGGCCCGATCCCGTGGACATGATGGTCGGCTTTTCGCATCTCGACGGCGGCAGGACGGCGACCGAGCACCTGATCGAGGCGGGGTATCGCCGGATCGGTTTCATCGGTGCGCGCATGGACCCGCGCTCGCAGCGGCGCCTTGCTGGTTACCGGGTGGCGATGGAGAAGGCCGGGCTGCTGGACCCGCGCCTGATTACCACCACGCCGGTGCTTTCCAGCGTGTCGCTTGGCCGCGAACTGTTCCGCGATGCCCTTGCCAAGATGCCGACGCTCGACGGCGTGTTCTGCAACAACGACGACATCGCGCTCGGTGTGCTGTTCGAATGCCATCGCGCTTCGATCGACGTGCCGAAGACCATCGGCATTGTCGGCTTCAACGATCTCGACATGATGCAGGTGGCTTTTCCCTCGATCACCAGTGTCCGCACCCATCGCTACGAAATCGGCAGGCGCGCGGTGGCCATGGCGCTGGCGGCAATTGGCGGCAACAGGCCAGAGCAGCGGGTCGTAGACCTCGGTTTCGAGCTGAAGCAGCGCGAGAGCACGGCACGTTGAAACATTTTAGAACCTGCTGAAATCAGCCTTTACAGACATTCTTGGTAGCGCTACCATTCGGGCCAGCGCGAAGTCGAACCGCTGTTTATTATACATAAGCGACAGCATTTTCCTTGTTTATTATTGATAATATGATACTTTCGGCGCTGCTTAAGGAAGCAACAAAGGAGGGATCAGGCCGGCGCTGGCCACCTGACATGCATGGCGAGCCAGGGTAGGAGGTGCTTGGGCGAACGTCATTGTACTGCAGCTAAACAAACAAGTCAGAACTGCAACTGGGAGGAATATCGATGATCAAGTCACTCGTTGGTGGCATCGTTGCCGCCACTGCATTCGTCATGTTGAGCTCAGCGGCGATGGCCGCAGGCCCAGAAATCGTCAAGGGGCCGGCAGCCGAGCCGGGCTGCTTCGCCCCATGGGCAGCCGATACGCAATTCTTCAAGTTCCCCAAGAAGGCCGGCCCATATCGCATTGCGCTCGCCAACGGCTATATCGCCAACACCTGGCGTATCCAGATGGTGCAGACCGCCAAGGCCTATGCCGCACAGCCGGATGTCGCCAAGAAGTTGAAGGAATTCAAGGTTGTCTCGACCGGTGAGGACGTTCCGGCGCAGATCTCCGCGATCAACAATTTCATCGACTCCGGCTTCGACGCGATCGTCGTCAATGCGCAGAATCCGACCGCCTTCGGGCCAGTCATCAAGCGCGCCAGGGAGGCCGGGGTCGTGCTGGTCGCGTTCGACAACATTCTCGACACCAAGGATGCCATCAACGTCAATGTCGACCAGAAGGGCCTTGGCGCATTGTGGGGCAAGTGGTTGGTCTCACATGTTCCGAACGGCGGAAAGGTGCTCGAAGTGCGCGGCGTCGCCGGCACTTCCGTCGACACGGACCGTCATGCCGGCATCCACGAGGTGCTCGACGGCTCGGGCAAGAAATGGGAAGTCACCGAGGTGGTCGGCAAATGGGACGACGGCGTTGCCCAGAAAGCTACGGCGGACGCGATTGCCACCAACGGACCCTTCGACGGCATCACCGGGCAGGGCGGCGACACCGGCATCGTGCAGGCGATGATGGATGCCAAGCATCCATTCGTTCCGTTCGGCGGCGAGACGGAGAACGGTTTTCGCAAGTTCTGCGCCGCACATGCCGGCGACGGCTTGAAGTGCTCTTCCGCCGGCACCGGCCCCGCCCAGGTGGCCGTGGCAATCAAGACGGCAATCGCGGCCCTCGAAGGCAATGTCGTGCCGCAATCGGTGAAGCTGCCGCTGGCCATCGTGGAGGATCCGAACTTCAAGGCAGGCCAGGATTTCTTCCCCGACCAGTCCGACAATTTCTTCGTCGGCAACTCCTTCCCGACCTGCGGCATCAATTTCAGTGCCCAGGAAATCATGGGCCAGACCAAGGAAAACCAGTAGGCTCACTGCTATCGCTGGCGCCGCGGGTTAACCCGCGGCGCCAGCCCCGAAATCCCATGATTGCCCCGGGGAGGGTTGATGGACGGTGCGGCTCCACTCTTTCGCATGGAAGGCATTTCCAAGCGCTATGGCGGCGTGCGGGCGCTGGAGAAGGCCGAGCTGACGGTTTCCACCGGTAGCATCCACGCCATCCTCGGTGAAAACGGCGCCGGCAAGTCGACATTGATCAAGGTCATGGCAGGTGTCGTGGCGCCCGACGAAGGCCGCATGATGCTGGATGGGCGCGAAGTGACCTTCGCTTCGCCCGGTGCGGCAAACAAGGCCGGCATCGTCTGCATCTTCCAGGAATTGTCGCTGATCCCCGAACTCAGCGTCGCCGACAATATCGTCATTTCGGATCCGCCCAAACGCTTCGGCATGATCGATCGCAAGGCGCAGCGCCACATCGCCGACGACGCGCTTGCCCGCGCGGGCGCCGCCGACATCCATCCGCTGGCGCTGGTCAAGGACCTGCCGCTGTCGCGCCGGCAGATGGTGGAGATCGCCAAGGCGCTGGCGCGCAAACCACGCATTCTCATCCTCGACGAGGCGACGTCGGCGCTGACGGCAGCGGATGTCGCGAAGATCTTCGGCGTGCTGAAGCGGCTGCGCTCGGAAGGGCTGGCGCTGCTCTACATCTCGCACCGCATGAACGAGATCGCCGAACTGGCCGACCATTGCACGGTGTTCCGCAATGGCCGCAATGTCGCCAGCTACAAGGCCGGCTCGAAGAGCGACAACGAGGTGGTCGAGCTGATGATCGGCCGCGAGTACAGCCATATTTTTCCGCCCAAGCCGCCGGCGGCACCGGCCAGCGCCGCCCCCAGGCTCGAGGCGCGCAAATTGTCCTGGGCCGACCGGCTGGATAACATCTCGCTGACGGTCA
Coding sequences within:
- a CDS encoding FadR/GntR family transcriptional regulator translates to MPDEKAKRKAGRAKAQAGRDPAAVRRAEAAHFAGSSVHASLASEIGLRIVRGDYPPGSILPNEAKWAETFNVSRSAVREAIKMLMAKSLLASRPKIGSWVEPKERWNLLDRDVLAWYATAPDREAFLRTVQEFRHIIEPEASAFAAMRRSDEQMAEISLACREMGEAANLPERIRADTRFHLAILRASGNDLLVPLGVLIESALDHLFVFTTRQVGDQRRAQKLHEAIEKSIRLQRPAAARSAVHKLLADTDEGIGRGRR
- a CDS encoding NAD(P)-dependent oxidoreductase; this encodes MNTTASSEKIGFVGLGLMGHGIAKNIVDKGYSLTFLGRKNRKPAEDLLGRGAHEASTSRDVAAASDIIFICVTGSREVEAIIRGTGGLKEGLKNGSVVVDCSTSDPVSTVSLAAELNALGIDYVDAPLSRTPKEAWEGTLDAMVGAPDAVFARVKPVIDTWAGRIVHIGDTGDGHRMKLLNNFISLGYAAIYSEALALAEKVGISPPRFDSVIRNGRMDCGFYQTFMRWTLEGDRDAHKFTIANAFKDLTYLESMAGAAGIANPLGNATKNSFAGAHATGPAEQFVPMLATHIAKVNGVDLMPMKDGKKQTI
- a CDS encoding NAD-dependent epimerase/dehydratase family protein; translated protein: MTKRIMFTGGSGKAGRHVVQYLVEQGCQVLNIDTRPLDNPKVRTLITDITDSGQVFNALSSYMGLHEFDPSLRPQQVDAVVHFAAIPRIMITPDNEVFRINAMGTYNVIEAAVKLGIRKVIIASSETTYGLVFANEPRDPTHFPLDEEYDVDPMDSYALSKIVNEKTARAFAQRNGTDIYALRIGNVIEPHEYSLFPKWFADPGFRKRIAWSYIDARDLGQITQRAIEKDGLGYQAFNAANDDTSSDLPTAELLKRFYPGVPVKGELGEYETLLSNRKARDMLGFRPEHSWRKYVKTA
- a CDS encoding FadR/GntR family transcriptional regulator, with product MRDARPNKEKSPKKAVAVERPVGVRRPDAARIPGSSVHTSLASEIGLRIVRGDYPPGTILPNEAKWSETFSVSRSAVREAIKMLMAKSLLASRPKIGSWVEPKERWNLLDRDVLAWYATSPDREVFLRTVQEFRHIIEPEATAFAAMRRTDEQMAEISQACREMGEAKSLQERTRADTRFHLAILRASGNDLLVPLGVLIESAFDHLFTYTTRELDDLQLAQKMHEAIEKNIRLQRPDAARNAVRKLLANTDNVIRSR
- a CDS encoding SRPBCC family protein; translated protein: MPSTVRLHRVLTTSPEKVYRAFLEADALAKWLPPNGFTCTVHHFEGKVGGTFKMSFRNFTTGDSHSFGGEYVELVAGELLRYTDRFDDPNLPGEIKVTVTLKKVSVGTEVNITQAGIPDVIPAEACYLGWQESLRNLAKLVEPEINQ
- a CDS encoding DUF3175 domain-containing protein, producing the protein MTATKQKWSAEVTEHSDAMDLEEHVFESDDAKKIAASLKRSAEHSHRRKAEPFQSAMSMLNFYINRAGKNLPAARKKILEDAKDELRAAFGRPKED
- a CDS encoding MFS transporter, coding for MTRTDLSRPGPGIDSSYAWMRLAISMLLATIGAVGMWAVVVVLPAVQAEFGVDRAAASMPYTATMVGFAAGNVLVGRAIDRMGYWIPALFSSIALSAGLVLAALSTSILQFTLAQGVLIGVGTSVIFGPLIADISHWFNRRRGVAVTAAAAGNYLAGAIWPTIMPTLIKAEGWRFTYAGIGVFCLVTMVPLVLLLRRGAPEAAVAGSPGSRTVQPIPMSPAAMQVLLVVAGLGCCVAMSMPQVHIVAYCMDLGYGIAHGADMLSIMMAAGVVSRLASGFVADRIGGVKTLLIGSVLQCLSLLFYIPFDGLASLYVVSLVFGLSQGGIVPCYAIIVREYLPAKEAGQRIGIVMMATIFGMAIGGWMSGWIYDLTGSYAAAFLNGIAWNLLNILAIGLFMWKARHRAVAAA
- a CDS encoding LacI family DNA-binding transcriptional regulator; the protein is MIKPRSRRGGGRPTLSDVAHKAGVGAITVSRALREPERVSKELRRQIMAAVEELGYVPDPNARALASARAEVFGVLVPSLTNNVFAEVVRGIYDSLSDSPFRIQLGNTHYSGLEEERLLQLFGSQRPAALIVAGIDQTPTSRKLLENAGCPVVQVMETGPDPVDMMVGFSHLDGGRTATEHLIEAGYRRIGFIGARMDPRSQRRLAGYRVAMEKAGLLDPRLITTTPVLSSVSLGRELFRDALAKMPTLDGVFCNNDDIALGVLFECHRASIDVPKTIGIVGFNDLDMMQVAFPSITSVRTHRYEIGRRAVAMALAAIGGNRPEQRVVDLGFELKQRESTAR
- a CDS encoding sugar ABC transporter substrate-binding protein yields the protein MIKSLVGGIVAATAFVMLSSAAMAAGPEIVKGPAAEPGCFAPWAADTQFFKFPKKAGPYRIALANGYIANTWRIQMVQTAKAYAAQPDVAKKLKEFKVVSTGEDVPAQISAINNFIDSGFDAIVVNAQNPTAFGPVIKRAREAGVVLVAFDNILDTKDAINVNVDQKGLGALWGKWLVSHVPNGGKVLEVRGVAGTSVDTDRHAGIHEVLDGSGKKWEVTEVVGKWDDGVAQKATADAIATNGPFDGITGQGGDTGIVQAMMDAKHPFVPFGGETENGFRKFCAAHAGDGLKCSSAGTGPAQVAVAIKTAIAALEGNVVPQSVKLPLAIVEDPNFKAGQDFFPDQSDNFFVGNSFPTCGINFSAQEIMGQTKENQ
- a CDS encoding sugar ABC transporter ATP-binding protein; this encodes MDGAAPLFRMEGISKRYGGVRALEKAELTVSTGSIHAILGENGAGKSTLIKVMAGVVAPDEGRMMLDGREVTFASPGAANKAGIVCIFQELSLIPELSVADNIVISDPPKRFGMIDRKAQRHIADDALARAGAADIHPLALVKDLPLSRRQMVEIAKALARKPRILILDEATSALTAADVAKIFGVLKRLRSEGLALLYISHRMNEIAELADHCTVFRNGRNVASYKAGSKSDNEVVELMIGREYSHIFPPKPPAAPASAAPRLEARKLSWADRLDNISLTVRAGEVVGLGGLDGQGQRELLLAFFGVLRGLSGEVLIDGKPATITSPAAAREDGIGMALIPEDRKTEGLMLPMTVRENLSFAALDRLSKGGIIDRAAEQRLIDDMVGLLAIKTAGLDIPVGALSGGNQQKVVIAKWLMRQPRIILLNDPTRGIDVGTKQEIYQLMRKLADAGAAILFYSTDYDELIGCCDRVLVLYDGAVKRELVGAEITERALISSALNIHGEESPVGLGAEA